The Clostridioides difficile genome has a segment encoding these proteins:
- a CDS encoding polysaccharide biosynthesis protein: MNNNKNKDSFLKGALILGLAGVIVKIMGGFFRIPLGNMIGSEGMGYYQAAYPVYTLFLTLATAGFPTAVAKLVSEKVAIGNYKGANKIFKVSHTVLFITGIISFCILFFGADYIVTNIMKNPGALYSMKAIAPALLFVPAMSAYRGYFQGRQDMTKIAVSQVAEQFFRVVLGLTLAYLLMKSFGQTLGAAGAISGATIGSVASMIYLIFAYMLGRRERRAEIDASQRFKDEQVSYIFKKLLTVAIPITIGASVMPLVNMIDNVIVIRRLMEAGFTYKVANSMFGQLTGMAMATINLPAVITTAMSMSLVPAISKAYALGNKSKARKDTKSAVKVTLLIVLPCAFGMASLAIPIMGLLFPHEPSSVGTILFTLTPCVLFLGLIQTLTGIIQGMGKPIVPVIALCVGMLCKIVISYTLTGIPDINVLGSAFGTVTAYFVAAMINLLYVKKYMNVKFPKKEFIIKPFITVMTMFIMVKLSYGALVGLLGNSLSTIIAIGVGGIVYVVVILGIGGIKKEEILTMPKGDKLYKLLKKVKLIR; this comes from the coding sequence ATGAACAATAACAAAAACAAAGACTCCTTTTTAAAAGGAGCCCTTATACTTGGGCTAGCAGGTGTAATCGTAAAAATAATGGGTGGATTTTTTAGAATTCCCCTTGGGAACATGATTGGTTCAGAAGGAATGGGATACTATCAGGCTGCATATCCTGTGTACACTCTATTTTTAACATTAGCTACTGCTGGATTCCCAACAGCTGTGGCAAAATTGGTTTCGGAAAAAGTTGCTATTGGAAATTATAAAGGTGCAAATAAGATATTTAAAGTATCGCATACAGTTTTATTTATAACTGGTATAATATCATTTTGTATATTGTTTTTTGGAGCCGACTACATAGTAACAAACATAATGAAAAATCCTGGTGCATTGTACTCTATGAAAGCTATTGCTCCAGCTTTATTATTTGTTCCAGCGATGTCAGCATATAGAGGATATTTTCAAGGTAGACAAGACATGACTAAGATTGCTGTGTCTCAAGTTGCAGAGCAATTTTTTAGAGTTGTATTAGGTCTTACTTTGGCTTATTTACTTATGAAAAGTTTTGGGCAAACTTTAGGAGCAGCAGGTGCTATATCAGGAGCTACAATAGGTTCAGTAGCATCTATGATTTATCTGATATTTGCTTATATGTTAGGAAGAAGAGAACGTAGAGCTGAGATAGATGCAAGTCAAAGGTTCAAGGATGAACAAGTTTCTTATATCTTTAAAAAGCTTTTAACAGTTGCTATTCCGATAACAATAGGTGCATCAGTAATGCCACTTGTAAATATGATAGATAATGTTATTGTAATAAGAAGACTTATGGAGGCAGGCTTTACATATAAAGTAGCAAATTCAATGTTTGGTCAATTGACAGGTATGGCGATGGCAACAATAAATTTACCAGCCGTTATAACAACTGCAATGAGTATGAGCTTAGTTCCAGCTATTTCTAAAGCATATGCATTAGGCAATAAATCAAAGGCTAGAAAAGACACTAAAAGTGCTGTTAAGGTGACTTTACTTATAGTATTACCTTGCGCATTTGGTATGGCATCATTAGCAATACCAATAATGGGTCTTTTATTTCCACATGAGCCATCATCTGTAGGAACTATCTTGTTTACTCTTACTCCATGTGTATTGTTCTTAGGATTAATACAAACATTGACAGGTATAATTCAAGGAATGGGAAAACCAATAGTTCCCGTAATTGCTTTATGTGTGGGTATGCTATGTAAGATTGTTATAAGTTATACATTGACAGGTATACCAGATATTAACGTATTAGGTTCAGCTTTTGGAACAGTTACAGCATACTTTGTGGCAGCTATGATTAACTTATTATATGTTAAAAAGTATATGAATGTAAAATTTCCTAAGAAGGAATTTATAATAAAACCATTTATAACAGTTATGACAATGTTTATAATGGTTAAGTTAAGTTATGGTGCTTTAGTTGGATTATTAGGCAATAGTCTATCTACAATAATCGCAATAGGTGTTGGTGGGATTGTATATGTAGTAGTTATACTTGGAATAGGTGGAATTAAAAAAGAAGAGATATTAACTATGCCAAAAGGTGATAAATTATATAAATTGTTAAAAAAAGTTAAACTTATAAGATAA
- the mazG gene encoding nucleoside triphosphate pyrophosphohydrolase, producing MGKISIVGLGPGDYSLISQGVLESLKNSPRVFFRTEKHPIIDKLKETIQYTSLDYFYENEENFESVYLKISKFVIEESTKGDLVYAVPGHPRVAEKTVSIIERLANEKHIKVEIVPSMSFVDAMFNYLAIDPSDGFKLIDAFEIENSYIDLDTSMIITQVYDKFIASNVKLKLMEYYDYNQEICIVNGAGVKDLESKKFIKLCELDRNENFFDYLTSLYIPKSSKKMYNTVHDLEIIVNTLRSPSGCEWDKKQTHQSLKNSVIEEAYELCNAIDNNDIDEMVEELGDVLLQVIFHCQIGNEEGYFDLKEVVNGICKKLIHRHPHIFNGVKLDMSKFEKTWEELKKEEKGESTVTDGLRRIPKHLPALMKASKVQHKAALVGFDWDNVEDVFKKIEEEYQELLDEHRVGNIKYIKEELGDLLFSIVNLARFLDIDSGEALNCTTDKFINRFEFVEKSAMNLNRKLEDMTLEEMDEFWNQAKKQ from the coding sequence ATGGGTAAGATAAGTATTGTAGGGCTTGGACCAGGAGACTATTCTCTTATAAGCCAAGGTGTACTGGAATCTTTAAAAAATAGCCCTAGAGTCTTTTTTAGAACAGAGAAACATCCAATAATTGATAAGCTTAAAGAAACTATACAATACACTTCTTTAGATTATTTTTATGAAAATGAGGAAAACTTTGAGAGTGTTTACTTAAAAATATCTAAATTTGTTATAGAAGAATCTACAAAAGGTGATTTAGTATATGCGGTTCCTGGTCATCCAAGAGTCGCAGAAAAGACTGTAAGTATAATAGAGAGACTTGCCAATGAAAAGCACATAAAAGTGGAGATAGTACCTTCTATGAGCTTTGTAGACGCTATGTTTAACTATTTAGCTATAGACCCATCTGATGGATTTAAGTTGATAGATGCTTTTGAGATAGAAAATTCATATATAGATTTAGATACAAGTATGATAATAACTCAAGTGTATGATAAATTTATAGCATCAAATGTAAAGTTGAAACTTATGGAATATTATGACTATAATCAAGAAATATGTATAGTAAATGGAGCAGGTGTCAAAGATTTAGAAAGTAAAAAGTTTATAAAATTATGTGAATTAGACAGAAATGAAAACTTTTTTGACTATTTAACTAGCTTATATATACCCAAAAGTTCTAAAAAGATGTATAATACAGTACATGACTTAGAAATAATAGTTAATACATTAAGAAGTCCATCTGGATGTGAATGGGATAAAAAACAAACACATCAATCATTAAAAAATTCTGTTATAGAGGAAGCATATGAACTTTGTAATGCAATTGATAATAATGATATAGATGAAATGGTAGAAGAGCTAGGAGATGTTCTTTTACAAGTTATATTCCACTGTCAGATAGGTAATGAGGAAGGCTACTTTGATTTAAAAGAAGTGGTAAATGGTATATGCAAAAAATTAATTCATAGACATCCTCATATATTTAATGGTGTAAAACTAGATATGTCTAAGTTTGAAAAAACTTGGGAAGAGCTAAAGAAAGAAGAAAAGGGCGAAAGCACTGTAACAGATGGCCTTAGAAGAATACCAAAACATTTACCAGCTCTTATGAAGGCTAGTAAAGTTCAACATAAAGCAGCTCTTGTTGGCTTTGATTGGGACAATGTAGAAGATGTATTTAAAAAAATTGAAGAAGAATATCAGGAATTACTTGACGAACACAGGGTCGGGAATATAAAATACATAAAGGAAGAACTAGGCGATTTATTATTTTCGATAGTAAATCTAGCTAGATTTTTAGACATAGACTCAGGAGAAGCCTTGAACTGTACTACAGATAAATTCATAAATAGATTTGAGTTTGTAGAAAAAAGTGCAATGAATTTAAATAGAAAATTAGAAGACATGACACTTGAAGAGATGGATGAATTTTGGAATCAGGCTAAAAAACAATAA
- a CDS encoding HU family DNA-binding protein produces MNKAELVSKMAEKSGLTKKEAEAALNAFMSSVQDALVNNEKVQLVGFGTFETRERAARQGRNPRDPEQIIDIPASKAPVFKAGKGLKDTING; encoded by the coding sequence GTGAATAAAGCTGAATTAGTATCAAAGATGGCAGAAAAAAGTGGGTTAACAAAGAAGGAAGCAGAGGCTGCGTTAAACGCATTTATGAGCTCTGTTCAAGATGCACTAGTAAATAATGAAAAAGTTCAATTAGTTGGATTTGGAACATTTGAGACAAGAGAAAGAGCTGCTAGACAAGGAAGAAATCCAAGAGATCCAGAGCAAATTATAGATATACCAGCTTCTAAAGCACCAGTTTTCAAAGCTGGAAAAGGATTAAAGGATACAATAAATGGATAA
- a CDS encoding RNA-binding S4 domain-containing protein produces MRLDKFLKVSRIIKRRTVAKDACDKGIVTINGKVAKSSSEVNIGDTLEIQFGEKKMKLKINEVREHVLKNDAKEMYEILE; encoded by the coding sequence ATGAGATTAGATAAGTTTTTAAAAGTATCTAGGATTATAAAGAGAAGAACTGTTGCTAAAGATGCATGTGATAAAGGAATTGTCACTATAAATGGAAAAGTTGCGAAATCTTCTTCAGAAGTGAATATTGGAGATACACTAGAAATACAATTTGGAGAGAAGAAGATGAAGCTTAAGATAAATGAAGTAAGAGAGCATGTATTAAAAAATGATGCGAAAGAAATGTACGAAATTTTAGAATAA
- a CDS encoding sporulation protein YabP encodes MEQNITLKDRSKLVISGVEHIYSFNDKRVELKTSVGEMVIEGENLDMSKLSIDENIISIDGTINSMVYAKPKKPQESFLKKVFR; translated from the coding sequence ATGGAACAAAACATAACTTTGAAAGATAGATCAAAGCTGGTTATTTCAGGAGTTGAGCACATATATTCTTTTAACGATAAAAGAGTAGAGCTTAAAACCTCTGTAGGCGAGATGGTAATTGAAGGCGAAAATCTAGATATGAGTAAGCTAAGTATAGACGAAAATATAATTAGCATAGATGGAACTATAAATTCTATGGTATATGCAAAGCCTAAAAAGCCACAAGAAAGTTTTTTGAAAAAGGTATTTAGATAG
- a CDS encoding septum formation initiator family protein → MNLRKKFSGQIIVISLFLGISVFSIMTGFVFEYEKAKEYKTEIASLNKQLKKTEIQINSLKKDEKSYEGDLEEIARKRLNMVKPNETVYVDINR, encoded by the coding sequence ATGAACTTAAGAAAAAAATTTTCAGGACAAATTATTGTTATCAGTTTATTTTTAGGAATATCAGTTTTTAGTATAATGACAGGATTTGTATTTGAGTATGAAAAAGCTAAGGAATATAAAACAGAAATAGCAAGTCTAAATAAACAATTAAAAAAAACTGAAATACAAATAAACAGCTTAAAGAAAGATGAAAAATCATATGAAGGAGACTTAGAAGAAATAGCTAGGAAAAGATTAAACATGGTAAAGCCTAATGAAACCGTTTATGTAGATATAAATCGTTGA